In the Candidatus Methylomirabilota bacterium genome, CTCGACCTCGACACAGGCCTCGGCGTCGTGAAGCTCGAGGGCGCCGGGCCGTGGCCCGCGGCGGCGCTCGGCCGGTCCACGGACGTCGTCGTCGGCGCCCGCACCGCGACGGTCGGCCTGGACGAGGAGAACGCCCTCGTCCAGGTGCCGGGCGCCGTCCACGCGATCCGGCGCTTCTCGGCCTACTGGGAGTACATGCTCGACCGCGCGCTCATCGTGACGCCGGCGAGCCCGCAGTGGGGCGGCAGCGCGGTCGTCAACGACCGGGGCGAGGTGATCGGCATCGCCTCGCTCAGGCTCGGCGAGGCGCCGCACGTGAACCTCGCGATCCCGATCGAGACGTTCCTGCCCGTGAAGGACGAGCTGATCGCGGCCGGCCGCGTCGCGAGCCGCCCGCCGCGGCCGTGGCTCGGCGTCTACACGGTGGACGTGGAGGACGGCCTCGTCGTCCGCGACCTCTCGCCGGTCGGGCCCGCGGCGCGCGCGGGCTTCCAGAAGGGCGACCGGATCCTGCGCGTGGACGGCGTGGCCGTCGGCTCGCAGGAGGAGTTCTACGCGCGGCTCTGGACGCGGCGCGCGGGTGACGTCATCGAGGTCGCGGTCCGGCGCAACGGCGGGGTGCGGGTGATCCCCGTGACCTCGATCGACCGCCACACGCTCTACCGCGTCGGGGAGTGACCGGGTGAAGGGCGTGGCCGACACCTACGAGGGGCGCGGGCTCATCGCGGACCCGATCCACCAGTACATCCTCTACACGCGCCCGCGCGGGATCCCGGGCGAGGCGACCGAGCAGGACCTGATCGACACGCCCTGGGTGCAGCGCCTGCGCCGCGTGCCGCAGCTCCAGTCGGCGCGCTGGGTGTACCCCTCGGCCGAGCACAGCCGCTTCCAGCATTCGCTCGGCGCGATGCACCTCGCGGGTCGCTTCGCGCAGCAGCTCTACCCCTCGCTCCGCGCAATCTTCGCCGACACGCCGTCGGGCCCGCTGATCGAGGA is a window encoding:
- a CDS encoding S1C family serine protease — encoded protein: MIRRVPAALALVLLLPALAAPAPAPGERRPDPRGLPALPSYVQRVEPAIVALDVRNAPGAPSSSRLGKERFGSGVIFDARGYAVTVSYLLLDAIAIEARLRDGRKVAARVVGLDLDTGLGVVKLEGAGPWPAAALGRSTDVVVGARTATVGLDEENALVQVPGAVHAIRRFSAYWEYMLDRALIVTPASPQWGGSAVVNDRGEVIGIASLRLGEAPHVNLAIPIETFLPVKDELIAAGRVASRPPRPWLGVYTVDVEDGLVVRDLSPVGPAARAGFQKGDRILRVDGVAVGSQEEFYARLWTRRAGDVIEVAVRRNGGVRVIPVTSIDRHTLYRVGE